The following proteins come from a genomic window of Patescibacteria group bacterium:
- the rplS gene encoding 50S ribosomal protein L19: MAPKLETFFQPFLKKDLPDIRPGDTVRIYQKIKEGEKEKTQTFEGLVLARKHGKEIGATIVVRKVISGIGVERIFPIHSPTIERIDILKRGKVRRAKLYYLRKAKGKKARLKKIELKEKVRLSDKVVAKLEKAVEKKGEKVEEKKEK; this comes from the coding sequence ATGGCTCCTAAACTTGAAACTTTTTTCCAACCATTTTTAAAAAAAGACCTGCCTGACATCCGTCCGGGTGACACTGTTCGGATTTACCAAAAAATTAAAGAAGGAGAAAAAGAAAAAACTCAAACTTTTGAAGGCTTAGTTTTAGCTAGAAAACATGGCAAAGAAATTGGGGCAACAATTGTAGTTAGAAAAGTAATTTCTGGAATTGGAGTAGAGAGAATTTTTCCAATCCACTCCCCTACTATTGAAAGAATAGATATTTTAAAAAGAGGAAAAGTAAGAAGAGCAAAACTTTATTATTTAAGAAAGGCTAAGGGGAAAAAGGCAAGATTGAAAAAAATTGAATTAAAAGAAAAGGTTAGATTATCCGATAAAGTTGTAGCAAAGCTAGAAAAAGCTGTAGAGAAAAAAGGCGAAAAAGTTGAGGAAAAGAAAGAAAAATAA